The window CGATCTGGTTCTCCCGAATGTTTCTCCAAGCGGCGTTACCATTACAGCAATTGGAGATATGGCATTCCAAAGCCCTGAAAGTGAACGTGTAATCGGTAAATACGAGTCGACAGCGGTTTATGGTATCGAAACAGTTGCATTTCCTGAGAGCCTCCAGGTAATTGGAAATAAGGCATTTGAATATAATAATCTTAAGTCTGTTCCGCTTGAAAGTGCTACACAGCTCAAGGACATAAGGGTGAGCGCATTCCATGCTAACCAAATTTCTAATCTGGTGATACCTGATACAGTGGTTGCTATGGGTGACGGTGTATTCTCTATGAATGCGATTACCAGTCTTACGATGTCAAAGAATGTTACCGTAATTCCACAAGGAGCTTTTTCAATGAACATCCGTCTGGATAACATAACTATACCCGATACAGTTACGGAAATTCAGCAGACGGCTTTTGCAGGAGCAAGATTGACAGAGTTAAATATACCGGCATCTGTCACTAAAATCGGGCAAAAAGCATTCCATCTTCATCATCTTCAGAGCTTGACAATACCCGGTACGGTTAAAGAGATAGAGGATAATGCATTTGAAGGAACATTCAAAGCAACCACTCTTCAGACTCTCGTTCTTGAGGAAGGTATTGAGAAGATTGGTGCCGGTGCATTTAAGGAAGGATTACTTGAAGAGGTCGCTCTACCTACGAGCTTGAAGGAGCTTGGTACAGAGCCGTTCCAGAACAATGCAGGTGAAGCGGGAAGTGGAGTTGTTCTCTTGACAACAGAGAATCCTACCCACCTCAAATGGAATAATGCAAAATACCATACGATAAAGCTTATAAACTTTGAGCTTGACTGGATAGCCGAAGATTTCGTTATAGAAAACGGAGAAATTAAAGGTCTCAGCGATAAGGGAAAGGTAAAGGCAACAGTTAATCCTAATATGGTAATACCGGCCAAGGATCAAGATGGAAAACCTATTACCTCTATCGCTCAGGCATCATTTAATGGTGCAGCAGTGCCTGAATGCAAGGAGCTGGTATCCGTTGTAATTCCTGATAGTGTAATATCTCTGGGGAACGGTGCGTTTACTAACTGCACATCTCTTACCGACGTTACGCTTTCCAAGAATCTTACAGAGATTCCTAACGCAGCGTTCAATGCAACCGCTATTAAGAAACTCGACATTCCTGAAGGAGTTAAGACAATCGGAAACAATGCATTCACAGGTGCACCTATAACAGAACTCAAGCTTCCATCTACGCTTGAAACAATTGGATCCAGTGCATTTGGAAATCATCAGCTCACAGAGCTTGAGATTCCGGCAAATGTTAAATCAATAGGAAATTATGCATTCAGAGTAAGTAACGAAAACTTGAAGGATTCTTTATCAACTCTCAAGCTTAACGAAGGGCTTAAATCAATTGGTAGCGGAGCATTTGGTCGAAGCAACCTGACATCTGTAGATCTTCCTTCAACAGTAAAGACACTGAACAAACTTGCTTTTGACAAGAGCGCAAATACAGTTGATGTATTGACAAGCAATGTTGAACTGCTTGCTTCAGACAATCCAACAAGACAACTTAATATCGTATTACCTATCAGAACTGTAACCTTCGAAACAAGCTATGGAACGCTGGATAAAACTTCGGCTAAGACGACAATCAAGGGTGTTTTAGAAGAGTTAAGCGATCCTGAAGGCGCAGATAGCTGTAATACATTCGGCGGATGGTTTACAGCTGATGAGACTCAGGCAACAATAGATACTGTGTACAGCAAGGACACAACTCTTACCGCAAAATGGTCCACAAGTCACGACTGGTCGGATTGGGTAATTGTTGAGCCTACGACAGAGGCAGATGGATCTGAGACACGTACATGTAGTAAGAATCCTAATCACGTTGAGACGAAGGTAATTCCAAAGATTACTTATGGTTTCTTAGAGGGTGATGCACAAGAAGGAGATAAGAAAGTATGGGTTCTCGAAGACGAAGGTGAACTGAGATTCCGCATTGAGAGGTCTTATAAGGATGCGGAGACCTTCGAAAGAGCTGAAACTGTTATGATTGACGGTGTAGTATTGAGCGAAGATATGTATGGCGTTGAGCCGGGAAGTCTCATTGTTAAACTTAAAGATATCTACCTTAATACTCTGACAAAAGGTAACCATTCAATCAGTGTTTCGTTTAATGACAACGGTTCTGTAACAACAACATTTGCAGTTGTTGACAAGACATCTGGAGACATAGATGATGGGTCCGGAAACGGAAACGGAAACGGAAACGGAGACGGTTCAGGATCAGAATCAGGGTCAGCTAAGACAGGCGATGATTCAGCGATAGCTATTTATATGACTCTTATGCTTCTTGCAACATCAGGGTTTGGAGCTGCAATGGTCGCACGTCGCAAAAAGAACTAATTATTTAAGAAGTCAGGATTGAATATTGATAATTTTTAAATGAATAAGGTCTACTAACCATACTACCTCGGCTGCGTGAATATGTGGTCGAGGTAATTGGATATTTACTGCAAAAACTTTGAAAAGAGGGATGAGGCACGCGTGGGTAACATATCGGGACTTGTAGTTGGAATAGTATTTGGAATTATACTTAAAAAAAGCAGATTTTGCTTCACAGGAAGAATAAGAGATATTTATCTTGAGAAAGATAGCTATAATATAGTTCTTATTATAGCTATCATAAGTACCGAGGGCTTTTTATATCAATTATTTGGACATCTGGGACTTATTACGATACCGTCATATCTACCGCCTTTCTCTCTTGTTTCCGTTGCACTTGGAAGTTTTATATTTGGCATTGGAGCGGTAATGATGAATGGATGCATAACATCTTCCTTAGTAAAATGTGGAGATGGAAGGATTATAGGATGGCTGTCCATTGCAGTGTTTCTTGCTGTAGGGTATTTCTTCTCGGCCGGAAGAGGAATAGCTGTTACAGACGGTCTTAGAAAGCTTACGACAGCTACCGACAACATATCGCTACGTCGTTCATGGTTCGCAGTCGTTATGTGGGGCATGATAGCTGTGATTTCCTATTTTCTTATGTTTAGATATCGCAAAAAACATAAAGCGAAATTCTCTATACCGAGTAGATATACGGGTATAAGACACATAATATGCGAGAAAACAATTTCTCCCGAGATTGCCGCAATTTGTATTGGGCTCGTACTGGGGATTACCTTTCTTGTAAGCGAACAAATCGGAAGGCACCATGGTTTATCCGTTGCTGTTCCTTTACTTTCTTGGGTGTATACCATAACAAATCCGATATACATTACAGGCGGATGTAATTACTATGACCAGACATTTGGATGGGGAAGTCTGCTGGTGCTCGGAATAGTAATAGGGGTTTTCATTTCGACACTGATAAGTGAGGAGTTTTCAATTGTTATGCCGGCAAAGAGGGTGATAGTAAAGTCAATTGTTGGAAGTGCTTTTATGGGAGCGGGTTCCATGTGGGGGCTTGGCTGTCTTTTATCCAACGGATACGTCGGAACTGCACAGCTTTCATTAAAATCATGGTATGCTTTCTTATTTATTGTACTTGGAATATGGACGGGGACAAAGATATTTCTTGTGGGAAT of the Synergistaceae bacterium genome contains:
- a CDS encoding YeeE/YedE family protein: MGNISGLVVGIVFGIILKKSRFCFTGRIRDIYLEKDSYNIVLIIAIISTEGFLYQLFGHLGLITIPSYLPPFSLVSVALGSFIFGIGAVMMNGCITSSLVKCGDGRIIGWLSIAVFLAVGYFFSAGRGIAVTDGLRKLTTATDNISLRRSWFAVVMWGMIAVISYFLMFRYRKKHKAKFSIPSRYTGIRHIICEKTISPEIAAICIGLVLGITFLVSEQIGRHHGLSVAVPLLSWVYTITNPIYITGGCNYYDQTFGWGSLLVLGIVIGVFISTLISEEFSIVMPAKRVIVKSIVGSAFMGAGSMWGLGCLLSNGYVGTAQLSLKSWYAFLFIVLGIWTGTKIFLVGIKRS